Sequence from the Burkholderia stabilis genome:
CTCTCCAGACATCGGCGTCCCAGTCTCGATAGTCGCCGTAGAGACGCTGATACATCCACTTGCCATTGCGCTGCTCGTACACGGCATTCTGAACAGGGGAGCCCAGGTAGTTCGAGCTTTCCCGGTTGCCAGTATTCGTCGCGCGAATCCAGGGACCGAGTTCCAGATAGCTTGTCCACTTTCGGCGAGGTGTCTCGCCCGGTCCAGGGAAGTTGCCCTGCATGATTTCTACCCGCCCTGGCCCCACCCCGGTTACGACCTGGATATGCCCGCCGTTAAACTCGACGAAGAGGTCGCCCGGCAACAGGTTGCTGTCAGCTACGGGAAGCGAGTTTTTCAGCACGTCGGGCGCCCCGCTGGCATAAGCAACATCAAGAGCAAATCCAGCCGGTGTCGGCGGAGCCGTCTTGTTTCCGGACTGATAGTCCATGTCGATGTTTTTAAAGACCGCGGAGCCGGTCTTGATTTTCAAGGGCAACTTGTTGCGGGAGGCAAACTCAATGAGAATTTCGAAGGCGAAATCCTCACAGGTAAATCGGTTCGTGTCATTTCCACCGGTAGGTGACCCATCGATGGGTTCGCTCTCCAGCTTCGACATATCGACCTTTCGAGCCTGTATTTCCTTGGCCAGTGCGGGTACTGCAGCATGGTATTGAGCTATCCACTCGGCATTCCATTCGTGCCGGTGAATCCAGTAGATTTTGTGTTGAACCGTGACGGCCTTACGTTCGTCCTTGGGGGTCATCAGCGCGTTGGCCAGTTGCATTACTCACCCCCTCCCGCCAAGTGAAGAAAGAACTGGACATCATGCGCCTGGTCAGCCGAGATGAGTTCGGTTTTCCCGTTCGCTGATGTAATGCCTCGCACGGTTTTTCCATCCGCGCTCTTGAGCATATAAGGCAACCCTTCCACTGGTTCCCCATCGCTGTTGATAATCCGAAAGTGTTGGTCGTGCGTCTTGAACGCGTGCTCAATCAGCTCGCCGCTTGGCGCAAAACCGAGGTCGGCCAAATGATTGCTCTCGAAGGTCATGTACATGTCGGTTTGAGAGGCAATCATCACCGGGGGCGGGTCGCATTTACAGGCGCAGATGTCACCTTCCAGCGCTGGCTCCTTACCCATCATTGAACCCGGCCAGCGTGGCCCCGTTGGGACAATACGGCCGACGGATTTGCAGGCCGGACAAGTCACCTGCGCACCGAGAAAGGTCGGTTCGGTGCCGTGATGGGTCGTCATAGGCACCCCTTCAATCACCGTTCCGTTGGCAGACGACTTGTCGCCCACCATCAAGTAGCTGCGCCTCATGCTGGTGATACCTTCAAAAACGTTGAACAGGCTAGTGGTCGTAGAACCATCCTGGCTTCCCGCAAATCCGTTCTTGCCGGGAAACCAACAACTTCAGTCGTCGAGTCAAAGCTTCGCCAGTGGCGCGGGGGATACAAAATGCCACTGCTCGAACTCAGCGTCGTAGAGCGCCATCTGGTTGTACTCGCTCTCCGCCGGCGCGAGGCCGCCCATCTTTTGCACGGCCGCAGTAACGGCTCTGTTGCGGCGCGTTTCAGGCCAGCCCATCATCGTGTTGAACGTCTCACGGTACGCAAACAGGCCGGCGCTCATATATAGCTCGTCGAGAACTGCCAGGGTGCCCCGTTCAAGTCTGAACGCGATGTGATGAGCGTGCTCGGGTGGAACCTGCATCTCGTGATGCGAAGCGCAGGAGACGGGCTTGCCGTTGCGCCGGGCAATCAACTGGCCGTTCCGCGCCGGCCAGCCCAGGTGCACGTCGAGCGCAAGACGACCGTTGTTGTCGTCAATGAATGTCGTCGGAATGAATCCGCTAGCGGGAATTGCGTAGTAGCGCTTGCCTTGCTTCGAGGCGAAGATTGCGTCGAGCATGGCATCCACCGGCGAGAGGTATGCGCAGATTGCGTCGCCCCCATCGTGCCGTTCGCACAACACGTTGACCCAATTCGGATTGTCCGGGCGAGGCTCATAGTTCGCCACCAGATACAGGGATGGCTCAGGGAAAAATACCTGCCCGGGCGAAAAATCGCTTTGTGCTGTTCGTGTTATCAAGACGTCTCTCTACGTCATTATCGCCACGCGAATTATTAGGTCAGAAGAATGTGTTTGTCCATCGGGCGACTGCATGTGGCGGCTGCTTAGCCAGCGAATTGACACATTTTCACGATGGCGCCGTACCGACGAGTACGCGCCGTCCCGGAAGCGCAACGCCATCCCTCAACCGCGCCACACGGGAGCGTTCAGAGCAATGTCGAGCGTCGCTTCGACCGTCCCCCAGGACGGTCAGCACCCGGACGGCGACGGAGGCCTATCGGCCGGAGTCGCAGGCCGGCGCCCACGCCGGACTGTGCCCTTTGGGGGGAGCCACGAACGGGGCACTCCGGCAGGTGTGAGGCGCCCCCAGGTGCCAATTACTGGGCCGAGCGTCCAGCCAGTCGAGCCCTGTTCCCTCTCCTGCAGGTGCGGCAGCGCCGTAGCCCCCACGTTTCTGGTTCATTTCCCCGTCGCCTGAGAAATTTCAGCGGCCATGCCCCACGCACCGAGCTATACGGTTCGCGACGCAGATTTCTGCACGCCCTCTTTTTCGCCTGAGTATTACCTGCAATTGCGCCGCCCTCCAACCAAAAGGGAGGAGCGCCATGACCGCACAAAGACTCGACAAATCATCGAGTTATAAGATTTGCAGGTATTTCACTCCATCGTCTTTAACAGCATCGCAGACGAGCAGCGTGAGTGGGCGGGCGCTTGGGAGCCGTATGGCCTTGCCCCTTACCTACCGCATCATGCTGGACGACCACGCCCGCAAGGTGCAGCTTGAGAATCTCAACCAGCAAACTGCCGCGAACCGCGTCTCCGCGCTGCGCGCCTTCCTCCGAGCCAATTGCCTGACCGAAGACGATGTTGTTGGCGACGAGATGCGCATGCGCTATCCCGAGTCTATCGAGCGCTTTGTCGCCGCCTTGCAGGCGGTCGGACGCTCTGCCAGAAACATTACGAACACCCGGTCCGCGCTTCGGCCCTGGAAGGAGTTCGTTATTGAGCATGACACTCGCGTGGCCATCGACCAGGGCGATGGCACTCCCTTTATGCAGGCACTCAAGAGCGTTCTGGACGACCAGTCCGTCGCCCGCGTCGCGAGAGATGCTGCGGTGCCGAAGGGTATGCTCTGGGGATGGCTTCGCGGCAAGACGCCCCGCGCCAGCAATGCACGATATCTCCTTCGCCTTGAAACTTATTTCGGGCTGGAGCGCAATAGCCTGCTCAACCTCTCTGGTATGAAGGTCTCCGGCCACAAGGTTGCTGTCGGCGGCCCACCCACGCCAATCCCGTACAACGAAATGGTCGGAAAGCTCACCAAGGTCGCGTTCCGCTACAAGCCCGCCGAGGAGTCGCCGTTACGCGGGCAATGGATGGAATACCTGCGCTACAAGACGGCGGCTGTACCGCTGTACAGGCGTACTGAACGCGGTCAATGGAGATTTTCACCGTGCCCGCTGACCCCTGAAACCGCTGCCAACTGGTGGGCCTTCTACAAGGGGCAGGAGGTCGCGTCGGCCAGAATCGCGTGGATGAAAACGTCGGCGTACTTCGGCTGGCTGACCATGCCTTCCCGCCAGGGAGGCATTGGGCTCGCCGAGGAAGCTATCCAGACCCTTGCTTGGCTTGCCGTGCCGGACTACCTTGAGGCGTTCCTCGACTGGACTCGGTCGCGCATTGGAAAACGCAATCAAAGCGTTAATCAGTTTCTCGCGTTCGTTGCATCGCTCGTGCGGCCGCGGTTTGGCTACCTGCGGCAACGCCCCGAGTTCCGGTCCACCCTGCCAAGCACGTATCAAGACCTCGATTGGGAGGTGATGTGCGAACGCCAGTTCGAGTTGACCCAGCAACTTGTCTCAGGCTATCGGCACGAAATCGAAGTGTCACGGGACTCCTTCGAACCCATCCGACACTTCATTGAATTGCCCCAACCGATGGACGCGGTCGTTGACATGATTCAGCGCATGCGGGGGGACCGTCCCATTGCCCTACCACGAAGGGAAGCCGTGTGGGCTCGCGACATGATGCTCATCAAGATTCTGGCCAGCAATCCGCTCCGACGGCGCAATCTGGCTCACTTGACATGGCGTGCCGACAATACGGGTGAGCTGTATCAGCGCCTGGATAAATCGTGGTGGATTCGGATACAGAAAACCAAGTTCAAGAATCGCCGCGGCGCTGCGGGTGAACACAACTACGACTGCATGGTGCAGCCAAGCTGCTGGCGGGACATTGAACGATATCTGTTCATTTGCCGTCCGACGCTGCTGCGAGCGCCAACCGACCTGGTCTTCCTGACCCAAAAACGGGGCGAGAATGGGCATGTGCCGTGGGCCGACTTGAGCAAGCGCGTCTACGAGCTTACCGGCAAGTACCTTCCTCGGTGCGCCGGCATTAGCGCTCACGCATTCCGACACTTGGTCGCGACGTCAATCCTGAAGGCAGACGGCGGTGACTACAAAACTGCGGCATTGGTACTGAACGACCGGACCCAAACCGTTGAGAAGCACTATGCCGGGCTTCGCAGCAACGATGGCGCGGAACGGATGGGCACACTGCTCAAGAGTCAGTTCAATCGCATGTAGCACGGCGAGATGCTGGACTTCTTCGAATATCGGTTCTGGGATGAAGATACCTCAACCGCGCCTCATGTTGTGCGGCGCAAACGCCGTCATCCCGTTGCAGCGTCAACGATGACGGCGAGCCCCTGCGGAGCAACCGAGGCCCCCTACGCAACCCAGTCCCGCCA
This genomic interval carries:
- a CDS encoding PAAR domain-containing protein, yielding MRRSYLMVGDKSSANGTVIEGVPMTTHHGTEPTFLGAQVTCPACKSVGRIVPTGPRWPGSMMGKEPALEGDICACKCDPPPVMIASQTDMYMTFESNHLADLGFAPSGELIEHAFKTHDQHFRIINSDGEPVEGLPYMLKSADGKTVRGITSANGKTELISADQAHDVQFFLHLAGGGE